accacatccaaaccacctttaaacacacgtgattcagccacatccctgggcagcacattccaatccctgaccactcttgctgtgaaagtttttttcctaatgtccagtctaaacctaccctgttgcagcttgaggccattccctcttgctctatcactaattacctgtgagaagagaccagcaccagtctctttgcaatgtcctttcaggtagttgtagagagcaatgaggtctcccctcagcctcatctttttcaaactaaacagccacagcttcttcagttgcttttcatcagatttattctccaggcccttccccagcttccttgccctcctctgagctggctccagcacctccacatctctcttgtattgaagtgcccaaaactgaacacaatacttgaggtgtggcctcaccagagctgagtacaagaggacaatcacctccctgctcctgctggacacagcattcctaatccaagccaggatgccatttgctttcttggccacctaggcacagtgttggctcatattcagtcacttgtccattagaacccccaggtccctttcagctaggcagctttccaaccacacttccccaagctgGTTTGAATACATTGATATTAAAGTAACAGTGCAAGGGAAATTTTAAAGATATTAGCAAAGGAAGGGTTATGCTGGAAGCTACTTAGACTTGATAGCATTTTCTTACAGTATCTATGAATATCTTTGCTAGCTTTAAAACAATTGTATTAACATTATGTTTAAAACACAATGTTCTAGGAATCAAGCAGAGTATGAGAAACTCTCTGGCATTTGAAGTCCTGCCCAGTTAGTATTCATCATCAAAGGGGCAGGAGAATCTCCAAGTTTCTGGAAAGCTGGCAGTAACTGTTTgccagctggaggagagggcagctaagcagcatcctgctggcacTCACTGTGTCGTGCCTGGTAGCTGAGTGTAGCACTGAGGTTGCAGAACACTCTGCAGAGTTGGCAGCTGCACATGTTGTCTGCACACATGCAGTGCTGTAGGACACAGAGTCCTGGATGTGCAGAAGCTGTTGTAAATTGGCACACGAGAGAAGTTGTTAACCTTTGGTAGCTCAGTTGTGTGTTTGTGATATGCTGTGTAAATGTTGATTGTGGTGAGGAGGTTCAAAGGGCTATAGACTTGGGTAAGAGCTACCCAGAAGAGGTCAAAAGGCATTACAGTGCTACGAGTCCAGTGTTCTGTACCACAAGAAGAGGGTCTGTTCAGCAGAAGGGCTGGCTCCTGGTGGCAATCCTGTTCTCTGGGGAAGATTATGCACAGTTGTGCTGTAATGTTCTGTGGGACTTGGCGATGGAAATAAGCTAAAAGTACAGCACCATTTGAAAAATGGAACCATATCCATGTCTGTGTGTCTGAGCATTACATGAAGATACATGGAAACATGCCATGGAAGTGCACAGGGTATGAGAAAGAGCTTCTCCTGGCCCTGGGACCTCTGTTGATTGAGTGCACTACATGAGACAAGTTTGACTGAAACCCTTTATTGGTTAAAGCATTTTCTCagaagaggtgtccctgtgtgtctcagccaggcacagcagcactggcagtggCATCAGGGCTAGCGAgttcctcatcctcatctcctTGCAGCCCACAAAATGATGTGCTGGGCAAGACAGGCCTGAGCCAGGAGAGTGTCTGCTGCATTGGTGCCTGAACTCAGCCTCCCATGTGGCTGCATCCTTCAGAAGAGCAGGACAGTGCGAACGCTGAAAagtggaaaggagaggagggggttAGAGGTGTTGTGGCTGGGAGTGTTCAGaagcaggcagtggggcaggCAGGTAGACCTCAGGACAGGTCACCTTCTTTCTCATCCAGCCTCTCCCTGACTCAGCTGCATGGGTTGCACAGCAATGGGGCAGGCTCAAAGTCCTGCTGAAGGGAACACCTCGGCAGCTGAGCCTCCCCAAAGCtcgtgtgctgctgctgctgctgtaagaGACATTCTTCCTTCCTTTGGCTTTGATGCTGTTGTTGCCAAGGATACCCCTTACTCCTTGACTCTGTTGCCTGTCCTGTGCTTTCAAACAGTGCCCTGCCGTGTGGTACCTAAGGGCCTGTGCTGCTCTTGGTGCAGTGCtgaggctgtgctctgctgagctgaagCATGAGCAGGAGCATTCCCTGTGCCCTGAGTGTGAGCTTTTCCCTCTGGGTTATGGCAGATCCTCCTTACGCAGGGCTCTTGTTCCTGCTTCCTCCCAAGCCTTGGATGCTTTCTGAGAAGGCATGTTGCATGGCCTGCCTTCCAGAGTGTTTGGGCTGTTTGAATTTTAGGTGGAGGTGGCCTTTGCTGTACCTCCCTTGTGCTGGTCAGGGTCTCACCTTTTCCCTGCACGTAACAACTCCAGTCCCTCATTGACTTTAGTGAAGGGCAGCGTGTGGGTGATTAGCACATCTAAGTtgaatttcttctccaaatagCTGGAAACTAATCTGGGGACAGAATCTCTCATCTTCCAACCTAGAAATAGGAGAGAGCAGCTAGAGTGAATAACAGGGGAAAGCTGTTTTAGTAAGGTAGTGATGCTGTCAAGGTCAGGACCGATGACCACTTCTGGTGTCTAGTTCTTGCAAGACGTATTCCTCTCCTTGGAATGAGAGTGGGTTAGCACAGACAGGGAGTTGTGTGTTGAACTGTATGAAACAGTAACAGGTTGATTAGCATGCTTCATGCCTGTACAATGGAAATGCCGTGCTgttatttggttttctttgtcttgAAAGCCCTCTCAAAGAGACTTTTAGGGACACTGGCAAACTGGAAATATTCTTGGTGTCCCAGAGCTTAGTGAGCAATGACTATGGGGAAAAGTATCTTTTGTGCACGAGTTGAGTTCATAGCTCAGGTGGGCAAACTCGTTTTCCTGGGGGTAGTTATTAATGTGTTCCACAGATATTTGGAAATCAGAGTTTGGAAAGGTAAATGCTGAGATGTCAGAAATGTTTCCCTAAATTTCGTACCTCCAAGCATAGTCCCCTTCCATGCACGCCCACTCAGCAGAAGCATAGGGTCAATTGCAAGCATTGAACCAGCTTTCTGTACTCCAACCATTATGCACGTGCCAGTGCTCACTTTGCAGGAAGTCATGGCAGCAGCCTGATGGGACAGATGGGTGACTTAGAGAAGGTGCCGTTGAATTTGTCAGGAAAGCATTCTTCCTGTGCAGGCATCTGCCCCTTCCATGGCCATCTGACAATGCAGACTCCCTTGTGCAGGTGAGATGGAGAGCTCAGTGCCTGTTTTGCAGCTTGTCTGTTGCTCCCTTTGTGAGCAAAGATGTgcccagcagtgcaggcagcagacaaGGAACGTCCCACTCAGGTGAATTGTGCCCTGATGGGAGCCCGTGAATGTGCTGGCAGGGAGGACACATGCTGTAATGCCACTTACCAAGGTATCTTGCTTCCCAACGGCCTCAAAGGTGTAGTCCGCCCCGTAGCCGGTCATCCCAATGAGCACCTCATGGATGGGCTTCTGGAAGTCTTGAGGGTTGATGCAGTCAGTGGCTCCCAGCTCCTTGGCCTTGGCAAACTTATCCTTGTTGATATCAATGGCAATGATGCGGGAAGCTCCAGCTGCCTTGCAGCCCATGACAACAGAGAGGCCAACTGCTCCGAGGCCAAAGACAGCGCAGGTGGAGCCCGGTTTTACCTGCACAACATGGGGCCCTGTGAGTGTCCAGCATGAGGAGGAGGTTGGTGAGGATTGCACAGGTCTGGTGAGGGTGTGAGTGTGGCTGTGGGGTGATTTTCCTGGTCGTGCCTGAATACCAACCTTGGCAGAGTTGATGGCAGCCCCATATCCTGTGGGAAACCCGCAGGCAAGCAAGCAGACTTTGTCCAGAGGTGCAGCAGCATCAATCTTGGCAACAGCATACTCCGGTACCACAGTGTATTCTGCAAAGGTGCTGACCCAAAAGAAGTGGTGGATCTGCTTCCCTTTGCAAGTGAACCGGGTGGTCTTGTCAGGTAGCACACACTGTGATTCATATAAGCTGTTGGGAGGCAGAAGCCCTGATTTTTCATCCAGTAAAGCACCTGTGGGGATGTCAGATTTGCTGACAGGCAGCTGACCCTATTTAGGTGTAGGAGAGGGCAAAGCAAACTCACTGAGCCTTGAGGCAGAAGTTAGACTCAGGATTCAGGCAGAAGATGCATTTTCCACATTGAGGAACACAGAGGAGAATGACTTTGTCACCTGAAATAATGAACATCCTGTGTTAGGTATCTGTCCCTCAGCAGACCCTGAACAGCTGTTGGAGAGCTGAATCCTGGGTGTGTATTtgtgtgtgattctgttacCTGGTTTCACAGAGGTCACTCCTTCTCCAGTGCTCTCCACAATCCCTGCTCCTTCATGACCTGGGATAACTGGGAAATCTATATTGGCAATGCCACCTTCCCTAAGGATTTCATCTGAGTGACAGATGCCAGTTGCCACCATCTGGATAAGAAAGAGGAGGTGATTTCCGGCCTCTGTTGAACTCACTTTGTGGAAGTAATTTTCACAGGGGTGTTACGATCCCCACCACCATTGGTGCTGCCACCCCATGCCAGCATACCGTGCCCAGGCCAGGCTTTCTGCTTCCACTCACACAGAATGCTTCTAGTGCCCTTCCTCTGCACTGTGCTGTAGGGGCTGAGGATTAGTTTGTGGAGTGTCTCTGGCTCCCAGATTTGTGGGAAAGGAAAGTCCCAGGTGCTTCTGCCTGAAAGAGCCTGGCATGACTTAGCAGGGAGAGCAAACTGTTGTGCTGTGTTCAGGTGTGCCACAGCATTTGGTAATTGTGTGAAGATTGTCCTTTTCTGATGACCTGAGCGGGGTCACTGTTGAGAGTTATGGGATGTTTGGGATGAGCAGTTCAAGGGTGTTACATGGCTGCCGGTGTGCAGCAGCAACGCACTGTGTTAGAGCCCTGCAGTGCTATCCACAGGCTGGAATCCTTTTTTTCTAACAGCAATCCCAAATTTTGGGTGTCAGG
The DNA window shown above is from Indicator indicator isolate 239-I01 chromosome 8, UM_Iind_1.1, whole genome shotgun sequence and carries:
- the LOC128968747 gene encoding alcohol dehydrogenase 1-like — encoded protein: MATSGKVIRCKAAVAWAVGKPLSVEEVEVAPPKAGEVRIKMVATGICHSDEILREGGIANIDFPVIPGHEGAGIVESTGEGVTSVKPGDKVILLCVPQCGKCIFCLNPESNFCLKAHLYESQCVLPDKTTRFTCKGKQIHHFFWVSTFAEYTVVPEYAVAKIDAAAPLDKVCLLACGFPTGYGAAINSAKVKPGSTCAVFGLGAVGLSVVMGCKAAGASRIIAIDINKDKFAKAKELGATDCINPQDFQKPIHEVLIGMTGYGADYTFEAVGKQDTLAAAMTSCKVSTGTCIMVGVQKAGSMLAIDPMLLLSGRAWKGTMLGGWKMRDSVPRLVSSYLEKKFNLDVLITHTLPFTKVNEGLELLRAGKSVRTVLLF